One window from the genome of Pelobates fuscus isolate aPelFus1 chromosome 13, aPelFus1.pri, whole genome shotgun sequence encodes:
- the LOC134582734 gene encoding olfactory receptor 10AG1-like, with the protein MEDFNNTIVTEFILLAFSNTPDLQMFLFTVILLMYIICIIGNIVTIILVRIAPSLHNPMYFFITTFAFLEIMFVSVTIPKLLDNLITANKNIHFIGCFIQLYLFNALGESECILLSMMVFDRYIAIHSPLQYPAIMTHSFCIVLALTPWTVGFVMSFIVTIFTAQLEFCGPNEVNHFFCDLAPLQNLSCSNSFISKVVTSIVAVITLVIPFSLIIRYYIHIILIVSKIKTSDGKKKAFSTCSSHLIVASLFFGTAFTVYVRPEGSHYDKYLALIYTVVIPMLNPFIYTLRNRDIKTVFLQLVSQLLKQL; encoded by the coding sequence ATGGAAGATTTTAACAATACGATAGTTACAGAATTTATTTTACTGGCATTTTCCAACACTCCTGATCTCCAGATGTtccttttcactgtgattttgtTGATGTACATTATCTGTATCATTGGTAACATTGTCACCATCATTCTGGTTAGAATTGCACCTTCACTCCATAAcccaatgtatttttttatcaCAACGTTTGCTTTTCTAGAGATTATGTTTGTTTCGGTTACTATTCCAAAACTCTTAGATAATCTAATTACagctaataaaaatatacattttattggttgttttattcaGTTATATTTATTCAATGCCTTGGGGGAATCAGAATGTATTCTCTTATCTATGATGGTCTTTGATCGATATATAGCTATTCACAGTCCTCTACAATATCCAGCTATTATGACCCATTCTTTCTGTATTGTGCTGGCTCTTACCCCATGGACAGTTGGTTTTGTTATGTCTTTCATTGTTACAATATTTACGGCTCAGTTGGAATTCTGTGGCCCCAATGAAGTCAACCACTTCTTCTGTGACTTGGCGCCTCTACAGAATTTGTCTTGTTCTAATTCCTTCATCAGCAAAGTGGTCACAAGCATAGTAGCTGTCATTACCTTAGTCATTCCATTCAGCTTAATAATCAGGTATTACATCcacattattttaattgtttcaaaaATAAAGACTTCAGATGGAAAGAAGAAAGCCTTCTCTACGTGCTCATCTCATCTCATAGTGGCCAGCCTATTCTTTGGTACAGCATTTACTGTGTATGTCAGACCTGAAGGAAGTCATTATGACAAATATCTAGCACTTATTTATACTGTAGTGATTCCAATGCTTAACCCTTTCATCTACACTTTGCGAAATCGGGATATCAAAACTGTCTTCCTACAACTAGTGAGTCAACTTTTAAAGCAGCTTTAA